The sequence GGCCGAGGGGGTGGCGAGCGTGGTGCGGATGATCGCCATATATGGGAGCATTCATGGGGGCCTTGGCTGGGGATTTCTTAAAGGCTGTTTGAATGCTGCGCGCCCCCGGTAAACCGACACCATTCCATATGTACAAGAGTCATCAGGAGATAACGTGCTTTATGTAATGGCAGGGAGCTTGTTCCTACTCATTGTACGCCCCTATGAAGTGTACGAGATCCTCGGTGATATGAGGATTGAATTCATATACGGATTGTTTACGTTATTATGTTTTATCGTAAGCAAGAAGAAGAGAATATTTAACAGCCCGATAGTAAACTGGCTGTTGCTGTTTCTCGTCGTTATGTGCATTTCCTCGGTCACGGCTCTTCAGCCTGAGCATGCTTTTGATGCGACATTCAAGTACTTCAAAATATGCCTGGTTTTTTTCATCATGATGTGGGCTCTGTATGAGTATGGAGACTATCGCAGAATAATAGAATTTTTTGTTCTTATAACAATACTGTACGTCCTTTGGTCCTTATGGGAGTTCATGCAGGGGCGTTATCGCTGGTCAATGGGGCTCACCCGGTTGATGGGCAGGGATGTCACGTATGGCCATCCGAATACGTTTGCGAGCACCATCGCAACATTGTTTCCTTTTGTCGTTGCGCTGCTGCGGGCGGGCCTGACGAAAAAGATATACAAGTGGATCCTGCTGGGCTTTATCCCTGTCGGTATAGCCTGTGTGCTGCTCACCGGGTCTCGCGGTGGGTTCGTCCAACTCCTGTTCCTCTGTATCCTCTTCGCCTTTGCGCGGAAGGGGAAAATACGAACACTTATAATCCTTCTTGTTGGACTGTTTATCGGATGGTATATGTTGCCGGAGAATTTGCAGAATCGGTTTTATTCATTGGTCGATCCCAGCGTCGCGCCCAATGCCGAGTCCGCCCATAGTTCCGCGGAAGGAAGAATCGACGGACTGCTTCACGGTATTGACCTGTTTATGGATAACCCCCTGTTGGGGGTTGG is a genomic window of uncultured Pseudodesulfovibrio sp. containing:
- a CDS encoding O-antigen ligase family protein; the encoded protein is MLYVMAGSLFLLIVRPYEVYEILGDMRIEFIYGLFTLLCFIVSKKKRIFNSPIVNWLLLFLVVMCISSVTALQPEHAFDATFKYFKICLVFFIMMWALYEYGDYRRIIEFFVLITILYVLWSLWEFMQGRYRWSMGLTRLMGRDVTYGHPNTFASTIATLFPFVVALLRAGLTKKIYKWILLGFIPVGIACVLLTGSRGGFVQLLFLCILFAFARKGKIRTLIILLVGLFIGWYMLPENLQNRFYSLVDPSVAPNAESAHSSAEGRIDGLLHGIDLFMDNPLLGVGPDNTIYTFGDAMGYEAHNLYGQVLGELGFLGTLTFFMAIALCSIQAVRNCKNAKRYLAAWGQSPYAEEYRKQFDFVYKVNVASGQCLLLLLFAGNFGHNLFKYNWLFIAYVVVCGRIILKSVTKEIAQSNG